DNA from Daucus carota subsp. sativus chromosome 1, DH1 v3.0, whole genome shotgun sequence:
TCTTTGATCACTTGATGTTAAACTTGAGAGTTGGCATAATTAGCAGTGGTGAGTAAGTGAACTTCATGCTTCATGAGGATGACAGCCGAAATTTGTATAATTGCAAGACTGCAggagtttatatatttatgttttcatTAATTACGTTTATATGTGTTACCGCCAACATCTGTTCAAACAAATTTCGAAGTGAGCGAGAATCCAACTCTCAACGAAGTAAGCAGCACTTGAGTTGTATAGCAATAGCGTTCTATACAGAATCCTAGACTAACCAAACAACTGAAAAAAGGCTTGCACCAAACCCGAATTTTAACAATGGAGGAATGGAGTAAAGCAGGTGAAAATTAAGTAGCATGTGAAAATTAAATACGGTTTTTCTCCGTATTCATGGCACACAATAACCACAAACTTTTATTAGTTTGATGCATTTTTATTAGTCATCTAATCATTAATATCGATGTCTTTGCATCTACACCAATTTCACTGATTAAAATTCatcaaactcatcaaatttagtgtttattatATGCCCTTGGGCACAAACTAGAAAGACCCAATGAAATGAATTAGTTTTGTTTGTACTCATGTTTCTGTTGGAAAAATGTGGGTTTAAGCCCCACATTGTTGTGCCGATTTTGAGTCATATTGTTTGAGTGAGTATTGGAATgtgttctcctccgagagatTTTTTCGAGGCACTTTGAATCACTCAAAATGACTAAGAGATGAACGAGATAGAAATATCCAAAGGTTGTTTTTTAGAAGTGGAAAATGGTGCTTCAAACCTTATATCCCACATTGAAAAGAATATGGGCCTTCAATGggtttatatagtagaacaccCAGATGGTTTTTAACTCGTGTTTAATGTGTTATGCTCCACGCCGCAAAATTTgtggcttcgcaagcctcggaattttccgcgtgtgcgacctgTAGACACGAATGCAGTAAAATCATTTTGCGGCTTCGCAAGCCTCGGACTTTTCCGCGTGTGCGATCTGTAGACACGAATGCAGTAAATCTGGGTCCGAAGAATTACCGGACTAATTTTGCTTTGCTGTGACGTCTTCTGTCGAAGGTACTGCTTTGCTGCATTGCAATCCGTTTTTTCCTAGGAAGCCTTCGTTCCACACATACGATGAGGAGGCGAATACGCTTTAAGGATTATTGTTTATATCCTTCGATCTGTTTGTCTCCTTACGTTTCTTGTTCCGTTGCGCACGCACAAACACATATATTGAATCATTGGTTTTTTGCACATATTGTTCAACAGTTTCTGCtccaactactccctccgtcctctttTACATGTCTAGTTTAACTTTTGacaagtcaaattgactataatttaattgaaatttacatatatcacataattgtaaaaataattaaaattatatcactagaaaatatatttgatctaCTTTAATAtacaactttcagattttaaaaataatgaaaaaataaattataatgtttagtcaaaattgattgattaatatggacaagaaacctgatttattaattaattttgtaataaattaatatagattAATATAAGGTTCATTAAACATCCACACAAGTTTCATGGACGGTCAGAACTCAACAGTTGGTCATCCATTCCCCCAACCCTGTCAAGGCCCATATGTAGAATCTTAATCCAACTAAGGGACCGTTTGGTTTGATTCAAGGAAACGGAATGGAATTCAGAAAGACCCAACCCTGTCAAGGCCATATGTAGAATCTTAATCCAACTAAGGGACCGTTTGGTTTGATTCAGGGAAACGGAATGGAATTCAGAAAGAGAAATGAAGAGAAAGGAATGATGCTGAATTGTATTACCTGTTTGGTTTTAATTTGGaaacggaatgaaaaattatatgattatctttatttttgatCTTCAGAGattaaacaatatcaaaatactcaaatatatttatgtttataataatatatattttttatattttttatatttttatacaatttattatttaaaaatgtcattaatgttttaaataccttgacttataaattatatcataattatttttaatacataaaatctaaattaaaatttatttttgattttcaaagatattttacatgttattttttattttaatgacttctgaaataaattataaataaaaatgaaaaaaaaaatcaaagggAAAGAAAATAACTGTAAAAGGTACTAAAAATAACTGTTCAATGGACGTTGACCGTTATCTTTTAACGGCAATCGGATAAGAAGTTGTCCTTTGTTTAAGAATTATAAATCTTGGGTTACAAAGATGAACTTACTTCTTCCATTTATTAATtgcttattaatcaaattttgtATTTGGACTAATATTTATTCCAATAAATCAAGATTATTGATGCGAATAAAAATGGAAATTATGAGTGAtgttttttttctaaaagagaaaaatatttacattaatCTGAACATAATACAGCCAAGACAAACCCCAACTGCTGATACAAGCAGGTtagaaacatataatataaaagaaaacaatTATCTCATTTGTTTCTTGATCTTTTAACACATAGacttaaaaatcttaaaattaaaaataaaatcaaagagATTCCAAGTGATCCAAATTGTACCAACATCACAATTAACTTTTATTACATAAAATCATTGTTCAGATAATATAAACATTCTAAAAAGAGGCATACGAACACCCAAAAAATGGattttattgaaagaaaaacaaaaagactTTTCACCGGAGATAAATACCGGAAAATTCTCGACTAATTTAGAAAAGAGAAAGACAGGGGATGAAAGACGGTTCCTTTAACCCAAACATTAAATTATGAGTAATTTTAAAATGTCTCAATAAAAACGACTTATATTATAGATGAAGAGAAtatatcatattaataattaacatcAACATGTTACAAATTCAAGGgcaactaaataaaataaaatttaattgacaGCCTATgatatattttcattaatccGAACAGCCGTATAATATGATGTGCTTTTCCTCTCCGGTGATCCAAGAAACAACTAGCTATTCGTGCACTGCTCCGCATAGTTCTTGAATTAAATTAAGTTGAGTTACGCGGTTGCAGTTAAGTACACAACTTTGTTCATAACAAACCTCCGCTAACTATTCTATTAATTTAACGACCTATACGCTTAACTCTCCCCCTTTTTTCTTATAGAATTAAAACTATACGCTTTACTTTCCTCCTAAGATCATCACCTTTTATGTGATCTTCACTCGTTTAATTTTCGTAATCGGGCCAACATGAGAAAAGAAATGCAGAAACAATATAACGCGTTGTACAGGCATTGGACAAGAAAATGCACATGTGATAGAATATCACGTGAGCGCTTCCATGTACCATTCTGACAGCTCGATGTCCACAACGATTCCTTATCTCTAGCTTTATTCAACACTCACTAATCAATAAACGCATAATATGGATGCGGTAACATTTAAATTGATTTAGATGTTATGTAATTATGTTAAAtaagatttataatatatttatctattttttattaaaaataagagATTGATAATCAATAGTAGTTgacattacaaaaataaaaaatatagccagcCTCTTGAAAAAATCGCACTCCAACCATATTCATTTGTTGTTTACAATTTTAGCCAATGTTCTATAGATGATAACTATATTTGTCCAATCTCTATAGTCCTGTAAAAATATCTGTAGgaaaattacacatcatttattaccatattacactgatatatcctattttaacgatctaaaatattaataaaataatatttttaaattatattcaaccaatatagtcatagctattgaagcacaatgtcttacggattaaacaaattttatataatatctaaCAAGTCCGGTTTAACCAACAATTATAACCAATCCaacggagatgctcttagaagtTTTAAGTGCCTAGGTTTACCTAATTATCCTGCTTGTTCTaacaatttatattaataactaatataattattttaatgatttcttttacaattattctaatataaataattaatatatatgtgtaattAAGCATATATTTAGAATTGTATTATGAAAGAATCGGGTCGAGTAGAATTTTGTTAAGAGTTTGGCTTTTTATTTATGGGattgtattttattatttaatttattaatatattatattgttttaatTCGAGTTCCGAACACAAGGCGAAACGAGTTAAAATTGTTTGCATATAgtggccgtttgggtgagtttaaaataagtgattcttgcttaaaataaataagtggagtagaagttagaagcaagataagacttataagtgattaaagtgtttgagaaataagtagaagtcttcaaataaaagctagcatttctaactttttataaatgattcttgatttattacacaaacggtacgaataaatgCTCCAAatttataatccagaagctgggTTTATAAATTCTaaccaaacacccacataatttaattttccttCTTATTTTcgtactaaattttaaaatgagttGAGTTTGAGTTACAAAGatattatgaaataaaatatcactgGTAAAAACAGTAATAAAACTTCCTACCGTCTATGGCGATAATCCTTCAAATTCGCGTACCGAGATCTTGTCTTGATTTTAGATTGCTCGAATGTACttcttattatataaaaaagatttatGGATATATTAGTAAATTCAAACATGAAACAAGGCCATTTCCATATGTCCGTCCCGTTTATAAACAAGTCAGGTTCGCCTTTATCAAGccaacaaaacaaacaaactgCACAAGCACAACACACCACATTTCTTCTCCTCTGAACCCCCTCTCTCGATCTCTCTCTGGAGAGAGAAATCAGCACAATGGGCGGAAAGAGATTTGGTGTTCTCTTATGTGCAGATGACTCAGATTACGTGAAAAAGAAGTACGGAGGGTATTTCGGAGTTTTTGTGGAAATGCTGGCGGAGGAAGGGGAAACCTGGGATGTTTTCAGAGTCGCAGCTGGTGAGTTACCCTCCGACGATCTTATCGGACTCTACGATGGCTTTGTTATTACCGGGAGCTGTAGTGATGCTTATGGTAATGATATTTGGATCTGCAAGCTCTTGAATCTGCTACATAAGTTGGTTTCTAGCAAGAAACAAATTCTTGGTATTTGCTTCGGTCACCaggtaaattattttaaatctcaacttttttttttcaactttttttttgtattcGTAGTGTCGTGTTCAGTGAAGATCCGTAGTGATTTTAGAAACAtgttagaaaaaataaattatgcatgttttttgtgatgaaacaaaattttaagaatCGGTTAGCTCGTTGGTTAGCCTCTTGATTCCGACCGCAGCGAGTACTTGTCGCATAAGACGCTTTGAGTGATTGTGAAAATTGTGTTTATTAATGGATTTATAATTATGTGCCAGTTGTCGTATTTAAGTTTTTTAACGAGTAAGTGTCGGCTATGTTCATATTCGTTGCTATATTAAAAGATGTCCTTTGATGTTATTTAAGTGATAGCTTATAATACATGCTTATCGTTGATGGTGATTATCTTTTTAAATGCCCTTTTGATTATAGATTTTGTTTGAAATCTCTCTCTTTGTTACCTTGATACTAACAATGGTAGACTGGTAGTAAGTTTGTGAGTTTTGTAAATTAGAATATACTCTAATACTGGTTTAGTTATAtgatctgttgaatttctcatATCCATTTTCAAaatcgtttttttttttgtattttaaaatttttaatttaataattaaaattattagttttaaaatttaatatttatatatttgttttttctgttcaaaaatatatatatatatatatatatatatatttatatatatttgtttaaaaaagaaatattaaattaagTTACAACCCCTGCTCGTGAATATGCacagaaaaaatgaaaatgagttGTAAAATAGAGTTGAGGAATATTAATTTACCGAAATGGGAAGTTAAAAGATGCATAGCATTGCAGGACTATTGAAAATAAATAGAAGAGAGGGCAAGGAAACAGAAAGTGAGCATAGGGACATTAGAGTATGGACAAACGCAAAAGCCATCTATCTTTCGTCCAAAACACCTTCAATTTGTTAATGAGCTgccaccaattttttttttattttttttgccaagaccttttttagtttttatttattattatttggttttGCTAGATAAGCTGCCTCCTTTAGTTACACCTGATCAAAATCATTCTGCGTAAGAAGTTAGGTATGAGAGTGATTTCGAAACTTCGTTGTGAACAAAAAACATTttgatacaattttttattttatataaatcaagTTTATTTTCGATTTCTTACTCCAAAAAATTGACTAGTTATCTATCAACTCACCGTATATTGaaccaattttttaaaaatatttgatatgatTTCAtgaaaatcacttattttaaaggTGGTGTTTGGCAACAGATTATAAGCACATcttctggtttataagttagaaacacttattcgtattgtttgtgtaaaaaggttAAAAAGTAACTAAAAGAAGTGAACTTTTATTTcacttttctaaattaaaaatattttaaactcagtCAAACGACCCCAAAATATTGATCAAAATATCGGTCTCTGCGTAAAGAAAATGGATAGCAATAAATATGGACGGTTGGAAAGTAGGTAAAAGAGAGGAGTCAAGTCAGTGTAATGGCAGAGAGTAGATACGGTGAGGATGGTCCATATAGCCCACCTAGGCCGTACAATCTTGGAGCTATTAGGCATGTGAATTTATGTATCCAACTCAGGTTTAACCAAATTTAGCTCTGCCCATAAATTTCTTTGGGCCCACAAGTTTGCAGCCCAAATTTGTTTTGTGCGTTCCGGTCCATATTTGCAGGTCCGCTTACACGGTTCCTGTCACGAACCCAATCCATCCTATTTTACATCTTCTTTCTGGAATATACTTcgtatcaaaataatttctctcactttttaaaaataattgttagaatatatttgaaatataatttttatattttcttgtataaattttcaaaaaaggaCATATTTTGggacataaatttttatattttcaaacagATGCAATCAGCATACAAATGTGTATTTAAACTTTGTTCCtcaattcatttattttttgatcaGATATTGGGACGTGCACTGGGTGGAAAGATCGGTAGAGCAACCACAGGATGGGACATTGGTGTTACTAAAGTTCAGCTCTCATCATCATCTAAGTTGTTCTCATCTTTGAAGATGCCTGCTTCCTTGTCAGTGATCGAATGCCATCGCGATGAGGTACATTTTCATTACACTAATTTCAGCTCTCTTCGACGAATACTCCTCTTCAACTAATGTCATAGCTAAATAACAAACAATGCACCGCAATAATCTGTTGACGCGTTGTGTACTAGGTGTGGGAGCTTCCTCCTCAGGTCGAGGTCGTGGCATGGTCCGAGAAGACAGGGGTGGAGATGTTCAGGTATGGTGATCATATTATGGGCATCCAGGGTCACCCTGAGTACACAAAGGATATACTACTCCATCTGATTGATCGTCTCCTCCAACGCAATTTTATTCTGGTAAATTCAACTTTTAACTTGAAGCCGTAAGCCTAAAACCCCTTGCCTTGCAATCATCAACGCGGAGGGTAATAATGTTATGTTTGCAAATTTGCAGGAGTCTTATGCTGACAACGTGAAGTCGAAAGTGGATACAGGTGAACCGGATAGAGAAGCGTGGAAGAAGTTGTGTACCAGTTTCCTCAAGAAAAAGCTGTGAACGAAAGCTGGAGTGGAATGTACATACGAATTGCTCGAGTAACCTCCTGACATCCCTTCTGTCATATTATTAGCGAAAAATGCACTTTGTCCTTGTCAGAACTTTTATCCACCAGAACTCGAATGAGACAATTCTatcttcatttcatttcattccatttttCTTCTATTCTTTACAACAATTTGAAAAAATGAATGACAACAGAATGCAAAATCGCATATTAAACCAATTACAGCATCAAGGAAGTACCTGGGGATTACTTAACTCTCTGCGGGAGGAAATGAGGAACTGCCAATCGAAAACAATAAACACAAATTTGAGATAAATTACTTTAGATACTCAACTACCTGGAACGAAAACATACCTTCGTGAATGCATCGATGTGCATTACATAAACGTCTTTGGAAAATCTCCCAACCGTGTAGTTTGTagataatttttaaacaaattgtACTTAATATATTTAATCCTGCAACATGCCAGACATTATTACCGCTAAACACAGTTAGACGTAAATCAAAGATGATAACAAGTATCCTAAGAGACACAGATTCTTTGTAACCCATTAAAGTCGTGACAAATTTTAAATGGATGACATTCTGAGTTCTTCATGTTCTCTTTGTTGGAAATATGGGTGAAGTCCCCCATTATAAGTTTTGACCTTTAAATTAAGTGAGTCTCTTCATAACAAGTTATGCTTAAATTGAGTTCTCCGTTGTGTGAAATTTCAAACGTATGTTTAATCACTCAAAATGACTATGAGATAAATGAGATACGATGATCCAAGATGCAACCTTTAGTGGAAATTTTGAACTGAAATATCAAGTCCCAAGTTGGTTACATAAAGAGCCTTTAAAGGCTCATCTAGTAGAACACTTGTGTAGTGCTTAAACACTTGTGTAGTGCTTAGATGTGTTCCCAGTGTATTGTTTCATCATCTACGTGTGCGTAGAGGTACAAATCGTGAGAGTTCGAGGTAAATTTATGACTTTGCATTTTGCAAGTCTCGGATTTTCCCCGACTTGAGAACTCGAATGCAGTAAAAATTTGGGTCAAATAAAACAGGACTAGTTTTGCAAAAATGTATTGACTTAAACTAATTCGAagttattattgaattattagATTCGATTTTGCACTGTGACTCGGCTTTGTTCATATTTTCATTATCCGTCTCCTGTGATTTTATTGGCTATTACATACACACACCAACacgattattatttatttgcttGTTTGCTACAGATAGGTTAACATTTAGGGatgtaaatgagttgatacgctcgataactgctcggtgttcggttcgaaaaaaactcggttcgattcataaacgagtcgatattgagcacaattttaaagttcgttttataaacgagctgaacttgagcacagtagagttcgactggatagttcgcgaacaagttcgaattatgagttcgtgaacatggttcgtgaacTGGGCTCGTGAGCATAGCTCGTGAATATGGTTCGTGAATTTGGTCTGTGAACTTG
Protein-coding regions in this window:
- the LOC108211617 gene encoding gamma-glutamyl peptidase 5, whose translation is MGGKRFGVLLCADDSDYVKKKYGGYFGVFVEMLAEEGETWDVFRVAAGELPSDDLIGLYDGFVITGSCSDAYGNDIWICKLLNLLHKLVSSKKQILGICFGHQILGRALGGKIGRATTGWDIGVTKVQLSSSSKLFSSLKMPASLSVIECHRDEVWELPPQVEVVAWSEKTGVEMFRYGDHIMGIQGHPEYTKDILLHLIDRLLQRNFILESYADNVKSKVDTGEPDREAWKKLCTSFLKKKL